The following DNA comes from Candidatus Hydrogenedens sp..
GGTAAAATTATTACATGATAATAGAAAAGATTGAGGGCATAAGAACAAACAGATTGCTTACCTATGAAGAACGATAAAAAGTATTCCTGCATTCAATATGCTTTGGCATGGTCTATACATTTATTTACAGCGATGGGTGCTGTTTTTGGCTTTTTAGCGATTATTGCTATCGGCAGACACCAATGGCTATTAGCATTTACATGGATGGCTGTATCTGTTTTTATAGACTCTATAGATGGTATACTGGCTCGTGCATTCAAAGTAAAAGATATCTTGCCCAATTTTGATGGTGCTTTGTTAGATAATATAGTTGATTATTTTACCTATGTGATAGTTCCCGCCAGTTTTTTATATGAGACCCATAGTGTTCCTTACAAATTAAATTTATTGTCTTCAATTTTGATAACCCTTTCTTCTGCTTATCAATTTTGCCAATCCGACGCAAAAACAGAAGACCATTGGTTCAAAGGGTTTCCTTCTTATTGGAACATTGTCGTACTTTATATATTTCTTTTAGATTTTTCGGAAAAAATCAATTTTATAATAATTTTGTCTTTAACTATATTGGTATTTGTTCCCATTCGCTACCTGTATCCCAGCAGAGCCGTTCAGTACCGTTTATTAAATCTCATTTTAGTTTCAATTTGGGCATTTCTTATCGTATTATCTCTCTATAATTATCCTAATCATCATGTTTATATTTATTTGTCACTAATATATGTTCTTTACTATTTTATGTATAGTATATGGTGGACAATAAAATTACGCAGAGGTTGATTTATGAATTTATACAAAGGTTTTCCTTTTATTAAGATAATAGAGAAGATAAAAAATTTTGATATTTCCCGATATGCTGAACTAATTGTCCTCTTATCTCTGGGTGTTTCATTAATAATAGTGGCTTTGTATAACTATTATTTACAGCCATGGACATTAGATGATGCATACATTGCGTTTCGATATGCAGAAAATTTTTCAGAAGGAAAAGGTATTGTTTACAACGAAGGCGAATATGTAGAGGGCTATACCTGTTTTTTATGGGTTGTATTATTAGCAGGCTTACATAAAATAGGTTTCGACCTACCTATAACCTCAAAAATTCTCGGTGTCCTTTTTACATTTATTACTATATTCCTAATGTCTCGTGTCCATAAAATTATTAAAGGTACCCATTGGTTAGTTTCTGTTGCAGGTGTTCTAATTTTAGGTTCTATGGGTGCTTTTACTTCCTGGACTATGAGCGGTATGGAAACAAACATGACGGCGTTTTTAATTTTCCTGTCAGTACTATTATTCGGTGCTTTTGTTTCACGAAATACAGTATCATTATCAGGCTATTTTTTAGTGGGAGTTGTAATAGCTCTTGCTGTGATGTCTCGACCCGATGCGGGCATAATTCTTCCCATTCTCGTCTTTTGTTCGTTGCTCCATTCCCTGAAAGAAAGGCAATATCTAAACCCTATATTTATTATATTAGGCTTTTCACTTCTGTTTGTTCCATATTTTATCTGGCGTTATAACTATTATGGGTGGTTACTACCCAATACCTTTTATGTGAAAGTAGGTTCATCGAAAGAGCAAATTAAAAGAGGATTAACCTATGCCTTCTATTTCCTGAAAGGCACTTCTCTTATCTGGGCTCCATTTATCATGCTTCAAATATTTCCTCTACAAACATTAGGGAATAGAGGTTATGTCGTTTTTTCGATGAGTTTAGCAGTCATGTTGAATATGCTTTATGTTATATCGGTAGGTGGAGATTGTATGCCTGCACATCGTTTTTTTACTCCTATAACACCATTATTTGTCGCTGTCAGTGCTTACTCCATATTCTTCCCTGGTGTGTCATATCTCCGTAGTTTATTGTTGGTACTTATTATTGTATGTTTCAATTTGTGGCAATTAAAGAATGACCCCTACCTTTATGAAAGGATTGTGGCTGATGTGGTTGCTGAGAGGGGTAAGGAAGTCGGTTTATGGCTTAGAGATAATGTTCCTCCGGATTCTCTGCTTGCTACAAATACAGCAGGAAGTGTTGCTTATTATTCCCGTTTAAAGACAATTGATATGTTAGGTCTTAATGATGAACATATAGCACATAGAGAAATAAAGACATTAGGGAAAGGTTTTGCTGGACATGAAAAAGGGGATGGGAAATATGTTCTTTCAAGAAAACCCGATTATATTATGTTCGGTTCTGCTACGGGGAATAAAGAACCTCGATTTGTCAGTGACCGCGAAATGGCTGTTGAAGCAGAATTCCGAGAAAACTATGTTTATAAACAATACATTTTACCTTCTGGTAGAGCATTGCACATATACGAGAGAAAGAAATAAAATTTTCCCTTATGGCCTATTTATTATTGGATGAAAATATCTCCATTTTGTTTATCCCTATGGACATATTATCGGAACAAGATTTATCTATTTTTTTTCAGAATAACCAGATTTTCACATCTGAATTTGTTAAATATATTTCCATGTGCCAATCACAAAAACGAAGAAAAGAGATATTATTAAGCAGATTTCTGTTCCTATATATTATGCACACAAATAACGTAAATATACATTACTATAATTCCATAAAAAGAAAAGAAGAAATATTAATAAATAAATATTTTCCTTCTCCTGCACAAACGGTTTACCTTTCTATCAGTCACACGGATAAATGGATGGTGTTTGCATTGTATTCAGTATCTCCAATAGGAATTGACATAGAAAACTCAAAAAGGAAAACAGAAAAAATAAAACAATTTTTAAATGAAAAAATGTTATTGGACTGTTTAGATGAACATCCTTCTGTATTATTATCTCTATGGACGGTATATGAATCATTATACAAATTACAATCCCCTTTAGAAAATCAAAAAAAAGTTTTGAATAGGGTATTATCTACAATAAAAAAAAGTCATCCCCAAAAACTTAATGGTTTTAACTTGTGGAATATCCCTGTCTATAACTACACGACCCTTATATGGGAAGATGAGATTGCCGCTGTTATAGGATGTTTCATTATAAAAGGTAAAATGCCTAAAAAAATAAAATTCTATTCGATTGAGAAATTGGAGAATGAAATAGAAAAGCCTTGTAAGATAGAACTTACAAGGCTTTTAACTTGCGATATGAAATTAGAAATTAATTTCTAAGGGATTTATAAAGGTAATTCCCAACCTTTACGATATTCTTTTGTTAAGTACTTATTGGCTTTCTTAACATTTGTAATCTTCATGGAAGCAACATCAAATTCAATTTTTTCACCCGCCCAGAGTGCTACATTTCCAATATTAGCGACTTCTGTAAGAGGTCCTGCATATTCAAAATCGGAACATGCTTTCTGATTTGTTTTGATACTTTCTATCCAGTTCTTAAATGGGTTTTCTTCAGGGATTCGCGGAATAGTAGGTTCCGGTTTCTTATAATCTTTCATCTTTTCCGCAGGAACTAATCTGGAATCACCTCCGTAGCAACCCGAAGTAAGATAACCGTTTGTCCCAACAAACAAGGAGCCATTATCACCATCACCTAATTTTTCATCTGCCGGTATACCTTCAGGTCGTTTGGGTAAAAGACCACCATCATACCAGTATACATCTACAGGAGGCATATTTCCACGAGCAGGGAATTGGTATTTTATAATGGATTTCTTCGGTGCTGTTTGTTTATTCATTCCTTCCTGTTGCAGAACTTCTACAGTATATTTAGGTGCTTCATATAATTTCAGTGCCCAGAATGCGGGGTCCATAATATGGCAAGCCATGTCTCCAATAGCACCACATCCGAAATCCCACCAACCTCTCCATTTGAACGGAGCATAACCCGGATTATAATCTCTCATGGGAGCCGGACCTATCCACAAATTCCAGTCAATCGTAGGAGGGATATCTCGTTTAGGTAAGGGCTTTTCAATACCTTGAGGCCAGATAGGACGATTTGTCCATATATGGGCTTCTTTCACATCACCTATAGCACCAGCCCAAATCATTTCACATAACTCACGAACGCCATCGCCAGCATGTCCCTGATTTCCCATCTGTGTAATTACGCCTGTTTCTTTCGCAATTTTAGTTAATAAACGGGCTTCAGCAATAGTATGGGTCAATGGCTTTTGCACGCGGACATGTTTACCCATCATCATAGCCATATATGCTGCCGGGGCATGTATATGGTCGGGAGTAGAAATTATGACAGCGTCTATTTCTTTATCCATCTCTTCCAACATTTTCCGATAATCTTTGTATCTTTTAGCATTCGGGAGTAGATAAAAGGTTTCCTCTGCTCTCTTATCGTCTACATCACAAAGAGCAATAATGTTTTCACTCTTGCAATTCATAATGTCACCTTTTCCCTGTCCTCCTACTCCGATTCCTGCGATATTAAGTTTCTCATTCGGGGAAACTTTTCTTGGAACGACACTGGCAGTGTTTATTTTTTGTTTTTTTGCAAAGGCTGTTCCAGCCACAGCAAATGTTGTGCTAACAGCAAGAAACGCACGACGAGTTAACTGGCTATCTTTCATAGATATAACCTCCAAAATAGTTATAAGTTAAATTAAATTAAAGGATTCTCTTTTGTCCCATAGACTAAGAGAAAACTACAATATAAACTGTATTATATTATATCAATTTAATAATCAAATATAATAGTCGTTTTCTATTTGGTATTAAAAATCGGTAAAATATAAAGAAATAAATATTTACAGGAAAAGCAATCGTTATATTTAATATGTATGAATCTTTTTACGGATTAAAAGAAAAACTATTTAGTCTTACTCCTGACCCTAAATACCTCTTTTTGAGTGAGAAACACAAAGAGGCTTTTGCCCATCTTTTGTTTGGAATAAAAAACAGAATGGGTTTTATTATGGTAACAGGGGAGATTGGGACTGGCAAGACTACTATTTGCCGTGCCCTTTTATCTCAACTCGACCCCGATACAGAACTTGCTTTTATTTTTAATCCCTGTCTGAATCCTGTGGAATTGTTAAAAAGAATTCTTACCGAATTTGGAGTTCAAACAAAGGCAGAAACACTACTTGATTTAACAGACCAGTTAAATGAATTTCTTTTATCCAAATCGCGGCAACAGAAAAATTGTGTTTTGGTTATTGATGAAGCACAAAACCTTACACCGCCTGTTTTAGAACAAATCCGATTATTGTCCAATTTAGAAACAGAAAAGGAAAAATTATTGCAAATTGTTCTTATTGGACAGCCCGAATTGTTAGACCGTCTTAAACTTCATGAATTAAGACAGTTAAATCAACGAATAACAGCCCGTTATCATCTGAATGCTCTGGATGAACAAGAGACACGCCAATACATTGCTTATAGAATTCATATTGCAGGCGGAAAAAAGAGAATCCAATTTTCTCCCAAAGCCTATAAACTGATTTATAAACATAGTAAAGGAATTCCCCGTCTTATAAATTCTATCTGTGATAGGTCTTTGCTGGTGGGTTATACCCGTGAAAAGAAAGTAATAGACCATGATATCGTCAAGCAGGCATTAAAAGAACTTCATGGACAATTGGAAAATCCTCAACGCACACCTACGAAAAAAAGAGACTGGAAAAAATTTATCCCAAGCCCGTCTTTAATTGTCGGAATTGCTTTAATTCTGATTGCTTTTCGTATCTGGTATATCCCTATAAATGAAATGGCTCAGGAATTAAGGAATTTTAATAATATTTTCTCTCCACATACACCAAATTCTGATACAACCCCAAATTCTACATCACAAGTTGAAGCAGTTAGTAAAAAAACGGGCGACGATATTAGTCCAGAATTTTCTGCAAAATTAATTGAGGGTTTGTGGAAACGCTTTTTTGAGGAAATGCCACAAAAAACAGATGATACAGTTCAAATGATAGAAGAACTAAATGTAGATGCAGAAAAGAGTCGTGTAGAAGGTGCCTTACTTTTATTAAGAATGTGGAATATGGCTCAAGTGAAAAGTCAACCCGATGATAATTCCCCGCAGGGATTGGTTCGCTTTTTTAATGAAAATGGTTTATCTGCAGAAGTGTTACAAACAACTGTCTCTCAAATTTTGACCATTGGCTTACCTTCAATGGTGTATATGAAACAGAATGAAAAAGAATTTTGGGGTTCTCTTGTTCAAGAAAAAGGAGATAAAGTTGTTTTATTTTTGGGTTCACAGAAATTAGTAGAAGTTTCCAAAGACCAATTCCGTGCCATTTTTACAAACCTTTCCGTTATCCCATGGAAAGATGACTCTAAAGTTAAATCTTTATCAATAGGTTCTTCCGGTGATTCTGTTGCCCAGATAAAAACACTTCTACAAAGAGGGGGATGGTTATCCAAAAACAATAACACAAATAAATTTGATGAGGAAACACAAAAAGCAGTAAAGAATTTACAGAGAGAAATGGGTTTGCCTGTAGACGGAGTTGCAGGAAAACAAGTGCGATTGGGATTAAAAAAATGGGAAACAGATACTTATGTGCCTACTTTAAAAAATACCCCTTTATTTCTTCTCCATCTACCCTTCGAAAATAATGCAATGTTGATTTCTAATCCCAATAGTGCTAATATGATAGAAGGTAATTTAAAAGCAAATTAGGTCCTCTAATATTGGTTGTAAAATAGGTGAGTATTTTCAAATTTGGAATAGGCAAATGTAGTTAAAATCAATGAGATATTTATGTTTCTACATAAGTCAATCAAGTAGTAAACACAAGGTCTGATTATGGACGATTCTTCAAATTCCTTGATACGAAGAAAAATGAATTTGTTAATGGATTGTTGTGATAAGCCATTAGTTATTCTGGATATGGATGCAAATATATTTGAAACAAACAAATACTTCCCTAAAATAGTCAAAGAATATGAGGAAGAGTTAGTAAATAAATCCTTTTTTTTATTCTGTGATGAGAAAGCGAGAAAGGAAATAAAACGGATATTGAAACATAGAAGTCTTGTCGGACCTTTTATTTTTAAAGGGGGAATAAAAAGTGATGAGGAAACGATAATCCCAGCTAATTTTTCAGCCAATTTTATTTTTGATGAAGAACAACAAAAAAGAGAATTAGTGCTACTTATAGAACCCGAATTTTCTGCTCGTTTTTCTATGTCTGACATTTTGAAATATCTCGGTGAATACTTACTGCCTTATATTCCTTTAGTAAGTCAAATCATTGACTCCCAAAAGAAGGTATTATATTCTATAAACTGGGATGACCTTCCTGAACCTGTAAAACAAATTGATATGAACGAACGGTTTTGTTGTTATTTAATGAAAAAGAAGAAAAATCTGAGAGAGTGTATATGTGAAAAAGCACTAAAAGAAGGGAAAACCTTTGTAGAAGAAATAAATTTAGATACTCCATCAGGTACTGTTTGGTTGGTAATTGTTATTGCACCACTTTTCGATGAACAAAAAAAAGTAAAAGCCATTTTAAGTACTATTAACAATATAACAGAACAAAGACGAATGGAGAAGAATGTAGAAAAATATTTAATGCTTTCTCAACAGGATTCCATAGCCTCTCAATTATCAATAACATTGGCACGACATTTAAAAAATCCTTTAACTGTTATGTCTGGTGCTATAGAAATCCTTGCCAGTAGTATCCATGAACCTCTACTAAAAAGTGTTGTTGAAAAACTTCAGAAAAACTGTGAAAAGTGCCGTTCCATTATAAATCAAATTTATGAATATAAAGGAATTTCCAATGAAGGAGTTATAAAAGTTGAAGTAAATGCTTTGATTCGTTCTATCGTCCTTCCTGTTTATTCTGCAAAATGTCCAAAAAATGTAGCATTTCGTTTTCCAGGTCCTGCAGTATATATCTCTTGTATTCCACGGCAATTTGCTCAGTCTCTTATATCCATTATAAATAATGCTGTTAAATATGCAGAAAATGAAGTTATCGTTGATATGAGCGTGAAAGAAAACAATGTTGTTATTTCTATAATGGATGATGGCCCGGGTATTCCAGAGGAAATCAAAAGAAAAATATTTGAACCTTTTTTTACTACAGATGACAATTCGAAGACATTAGGTTTAGGGCTAACACTTGCAAAAGCAGTAATTGAATCAATTGGAGGAACAATTCAAGTTAAAGAAGGGGTTTTAGGAGGAGCAGAATTTGTTTTAACTATTCCTCTATATCAAGAAAATATGGATGAAAATTACACACAAGAAATTTTTCCACAACTCAAGAAATATCAATTACTTATTGTAGAAGATGATAAAGATTTGCACCAACTTATTATAATCTCTCTGAAAAAGTCGGGTATGGATATTACCAGTGCTTATTCTACAGATGAAGCAATTATAAAATTAAAACAGCAAAATTATGATTCAATTATCCTTGATATTCAACTTCCGGGTTCCATAACAGGTTATCAGTTATATAATTACATAATAGAAGAAAGAAAATATCCTCCTAATAAAGTGATATTGATAACTGCTGACAGCATGAACCTATCCACACAAAAATTCCTACAAAAAGTAAGAAGCCTTTGTCTGGAAAAGCCATTTCAATTTGAAGACCTTAAGAAAATTGTGGAAACAAGTCTAAATCTTTAACAAAAAAGCAACTACTAATTGTATTATCATTTTTTCTCACCCTATTAGTTGTGTTATAGTTATATACAAATAAAAATCAAATTTATAATTCAGGCTTATGAATTTATGAATAGAAAAAAATTATATTATTCGATTTCTTATTTGGGTTTGATTTGTGTCTCTGTAGTTATAAGTTTATTATCAGGATGTGCAAAAGAACATAGATTAAAACCTATCCATTTTAGACCTGTACCCCCTCCAGAAATCCCATCTCAAGAATTACCTCCTGTGGCAACAGCATCACCAGTTCAATCTATTCGAATAGCCAATGCCTATTTTGAAGAAGCCCAAAATGCACTTCAGAAAAATGATAAAAAGACTGCTCAGGAAAAATATTTAACTGCCCGTAGGACATTAATAAGTGTCGGAATCGTCCCCTGTATTTTTCGTGATTTAGAATCATGGGAAAGGGACATGCTTCCGGAATCAGAAAAGAAAATAAACCTTCAGTCTATGAATACATATAAGATAATAGAAGGACTGAAAGGTTCTCCACCTTATAGTTCTATTGATATTCCTTTTCCTGTCCCAGAAAGAGTTTTATATGAAATTGAAGACGCTCAAACGAGGTATCCAGACCGTTTTCAGGAAGGCTTGGACCGAAGTGGTTATTATGTCCCTTATATAAGGGAATCTCTAAAAAAGGCAGGCTTACCTCAGGAATTATGTTGGTTGGCGATGGTAGAAAGTATGTATAAACTAAAAGCATACTCTTCTGCAGGTGCTGCGGGTATGTGGCAATTTATTCGTTCAACAGGCGAACACTACAATATGAGAATTGACTCATATATAGATGAAAGATATAATTGGGTCATTGCAACATCTCATGCTATTGAATATTTAACCAATCTTCACAACTTTTTTAAAGGGGATTGGAATCTGGCTATAAGTGCTTATAATATGGGAGAAGGGGCATTAATGCGTAAAATTGAAGCCAATGGGAGAAATAGGAACTTTTGGACACTTATCGAAACACCTCCCGCCTCTTATGAAATTAGAGATGAAACAAAAAAATATCTCCCGCGGTTTCTTGCTTATATACTCATTTGTAACGACCCAGTTCCTTACGGTTTTTCACCTTCCCCTTATCAACCCATTAAATGGGATGAAGTTGAAGTTAGCGGGATGTATGCACTGGATGCATTAGATAGAGCCATGGGTTATACAGCGGGAACACTTTCTTCCTGGAACCCATTTTTAATTCGAGGAACCACTCCACCTACAGGATGTAAATTAATGATACCTGCAGGAGATGGCTCAAAATTATTGGCAATGCTAAATAATCCATCTATTAAGCAAGCCGAAGTAATCACATATAAAGTTAAGAAAGGTGAAACTGCTTATCATATTGCACAAAAATATGACATTTCCGTTAATGAATTGCTGAAAATCAATGATTTCAATAGCGTGAAATCTGTAAAGGCAGGAATGGAAATACAAGTTCCTCTCTCAAAGAAAGGGCGTTTTAGTTTTGCTAAAAGTGAAGATAAAGAAGCTAAAAAAGAACTTGAACAAGAAACCAAAGATTACCATCTTGTTCAAAAAGGGGAGACCTTATTTTCTATAGCGAAGAAATATAACATTGAAGTAGAAAATTTAGCAGTATGGAATAATATGAAAAGTGACCAGAGATTGAAAGTGGGGGATAGAATATCCATAAAGCCACTTCCCTCTCAAAATGTTGAGGTATCCCAATCTATTCCCCATGAAGAAGAGAAACAGCAAACAAGAGATATTTATCATGTAGTTAAAGCAGGAGATACTATTAATTCAATATCTAAAACATATTCTACGGAACCTGAAAAGATTATGCAGATGAACAATCTTTCAGCGAAATCAATATTGCATATAGGTCAAAGGCTGGTTGTCGGGAAAGAAACAATCAAGAAAACACAAGACACAAGACCAATAACAGTTTCTACGGATATTCCAAAAGATAATAAAAATACCGAAATAAACAATGAAAATAAAGTGCACGAAATTCAGAAAGGAGATACACTTGGGAAAATTGCTTCTCTTTATAAGATTGATATAGGTAAATTAAAACAATGGAATAAATTGGATGATAATTCCACGCTTAAAATAGGACAAAAAATATATTTATATGACCCTGAGATAAAAGAGAATACCCAACCCAAAGAGGAAAAATCTCAGGGAAATGTATACCTTGTAAAACAGGGGGATACTCTCTCTAAGATTGCAAGAGAAAACAATACAAGCATAAAAAATATTATGGAGTTAAATAACCTGAATGAAAATTCTAATTTACAAATTGGACAAAAAATTATCTTGTCTCGGGAGATAACGAATAATAAAAGCAATACCTCGCAAATATCAAAAGAAAAAACATCTGTAAAAGAAAATATTGTTCCCACAGATTTTGTCTTATATCGTGTGCAACCCGGAGATAATTTATGGTCAATAGCAAGGAAAAATAACATTTCTGTGAACGAATTAACTCAATGGAACAATTTAGATACCTCAAAACAATTGAAAATTGGTCAGGAAATAAAAATACGAGCGGTAGTAAAACAGGGCGAAAAAATAGATAACAAAGATAGAGTTCAAGTATCTGAAGTAACTGCTACAGCCAAGCCACAAGTTATACCACAGCAAGATAAAAAGCAATCTAAAATAGATACCTACACCGTCCAAAAAGGAGACTCTTTATATACAATTTCTAAAAAGTTAGGAATTTCTTTAAAGGAACTTAAAGAAATTAATAATTTTGATGAGAAGAAAGTCCTTCAGGTGGGAGAAGTAATTCGTATTAAAAAATAAAAAATTGTTGGATTAATAATTACAGGGTATATTTACTTTTATCCAACAACTGATTTATAATTTATTTAAAGAATAGGTTTTAATAATATGAAAAAACAATTTTTTCTTGTTTTTACTTTAATATCTTTATTGACTTTATA
Coding sequences within:
- a CDS encoding CDP-alcohol phosphatidyltransferase family protein — translated: MKNDKKYSCIQYALAWSIHLFTAMGAVFGFLAIIAIGRHQWLLAFTWMAVSVFIDSIDGILARAFKVKDILPNFDGALLDNIVDYFTYVIVPASFLYETHSVPYKLNLLSSILITLSSAYQFCQSDAKTEDHWFKGFPSYWNIVVLYIFLLDFSEKINFIIILSLTILVFVPIRYLYPSRAVQYRLLNLILVSIWAFLIVLSLYNYPNHHVYIYLSLIYVLYYFMYSIWWTIKLRRG
- a CDS encoding LysM peptidoglycan-binding domain-containing protein yields the protein MNRKKLYYSISYLGLICVSVVISLLSGCAKEHRLKPIHFRPVPPPEIPSQELPPVATASPVQSIRIANAYFEEAQNALQKNDKKTAQEKYLTARRTLISVGIVPCIFRDLESWERDMLPESEKKINLQSMNTYKIIEGLKGSPPYSSIDIPFPVPERVLYEIEDAQTRYPDRFQEGLDRSGYYVPYIRESLKKAGLPQELCWLAMVESMYKLKAYSSAGAAGMWQFIRSTGEHYNMRIDSYIDERYNWVIATSHAIEYLTNLHNFFKGDWNLAISAYNMGEGALMRKIEANGRNRNFWTLIETPPASYEIRDETKKYLPRFLAYILICNDPVPYGFSPSPYQPIKWDEVEVSGMYALDALDRAMGYTAGTLSSWNPFLIRGTTPPTGCKLMIPAGDGSKLLAMLNNPSIKQAEVITYKVKKGETAYHIAQKYDISVNELLKINDFNSVKSVKAGMEIQVPLSKKGRFSFAKSEDKEAKKELEQETKDYHLVQKGETLFSIAKKYNIEVENLAVWNNMKSDQRLKVGDRISIKPLPSQNVEVSQSIPHEEEKQQTRDIYHVVKAGDTINSISKTYSTEPEKIMQMNNLSAKSILHIGQRLVVGKETIKKTQDTRPITVSTDIPKDNKNTEINNENKVHEIQKGDTLGKIASLYKIDIGKLKQWNKLDDNSTLKIGQKIYLYDPEIKENTQPKEEKSQGNVYLVKQGDTLSKIARENNTSIKNIMELNNLNENSNLQIGQKIILSREITNNKSNTSQISKEKTSVKENIVPTDFVLYRVQPGDNLWSIARKNNISVNELTQWNNLDTSKQLKIGQEIKIRAVVKQGEKIDNKDRVQVSEVTATAKPQVIPQQDKKQSKIDTYTVQKGDSLYTISKKLGISLKELKEINNFDEKKVLQVGEVIRIKK
- a CDS encoding Gfo/Idh/MocA family oxidoreductase, which encodes MKDSQLTRRAFLAVSTTFAVAGTAFAKKQKINTASVVPRKVSPNEKLNIAGIGVGGQGKGDIMNCKSENIIALCDVDDKRAEETFYLLPNAKRYKDYRKMLEEMDKEIDAVIISTPDHIHAPAAYMAMMMGKHVRVQKPLTHTIAEARLLTKIAKETGVITQMGNQGHAGDGVRELCEMIWAGAIGDVKEAHIWTNRPIWPQGIEKPLPKRDIPPTIDWNLWIGPAPMRDYNPGYAPFKWRGWWDFGCGAIGDMACHIMDPAFWALKLYEAPKYTVEVLQQEGMNKQTAPKKSIIKYQFPARGNMPPVDVYWYDGGLLPKRPEGIPADEKLGDGDNGSLFVGTNGYLTSGCYGGDSRLVPAEKMKDYKKPEPTIPRIPEENPFKNWIESIKTNQKACSDFEYAGPLTEVANIGNVALWAGEKIEFDVASMKITNVKKANKYLTKEYRKGWELPL
- a CDS encoding response regulator — protein: MDDSSNSLIRRKMNLLMDCCDKPLVILDMDANIFETNKYFPKIVKEYEEELVNKSFFLFCDEKARKEIKRILKHRSLVGPFIFKGGIKSDEETIIPANFSANFIFDEEQQKRELVLLIEPEFSARFSMSDILKYLGEYLLPYIPLVSQIIDSQKKVLYSINWDDLPEPVKQIDMNERFCCYLMKKKKNLRECICEKALKEGKTFVEEINLDTPSGTVWLVIVIAPLFDEQKKVKAILSTINNITEQRRMEKNVEKYLMLSQQDSIASQLSITLARHLKNPLTVMSGAIEILASSIHEPLLKSVVEKLQKNCEKCRSIINQIYEYKGISNEGVIKVEVNALIRSIVLPVYSAKCPKNVAFRFPGPAVYISCIPRQFAQSLISIINNAVKYAENEVIVDMSVKENNVVISIMDDGPGIPEEIKRKIFEPFFTTDDNSKTLGLGLTLAKAVIESIGGTIQVKEGVLGGAEFVLTIPLYQENMDENYTQEIFPQLKKYQLLIVEDDKDLHQLIIISLKKSGMDITSAYSTDEAIIKLKQQNYDSIILDIQLPGSITGYQLYNYIIEERKYPPNKVILITADSMNLSTQKFLQKVRSLCLEKPFQFEDLKKIVETSLNL
- a CDS encoding AAA family ATPase — encoded protein: MYESFYGLKEKLFSLTPDPKYLFLSEKHKEAFAHLLFGIKNRMGFIMVTGEIGTGKTTICRALLSQLDPDTELAFIFNPCLNPVELLKRILTEFGVQTKAETLLDLTDQLNEFLLSKSRQQKNCVLVIDEAQNLTPPVLEQIRLLSNLETEKEKLLQIVLIGQPELLDRLKLHELRQLNQRITARYHLNALDEQETRQYIAYRIHIAGGKKRIQFSPKAYKLIYKHSKGIPRLINSICDRSLLVGYTREKKVIDHDIVKQALKELHGQLENPQRTPTKKRDWKKFIPSPSLIVGIALILIAFRIWYIPINEMAQELRNFNNIFSPHTPNSDTTPNSTSQVEAVSKKTGDDISPEFSAKLIEGLWKRFFEEMPQKTDDTVQMIEELNVDAEKSRVEGALLLLRMWNMAQVKSQPDDNSPQGLVRFFNENGLSAEVLQTTVSQILTIGLPSMVYMKQNEKEFWGSLVQEKGDKVVLFLGSQKLVEVSKDQFRAIFTNLSVIPWKDDSKVKSLSIGSSGDSVAQIKTLLQRGGWLSKNNNTNKFDEETQKAVKNLQREMGLPVDGVAGKQVRLGLKKWETDTYVPTLKNTPLFLLHLPFENNAMLISNPNSANMIEGNLKAN